Genomic window (Melioribacteraceae bacterium):
TATTATCGAGAAAGACCGAGCCACTTCTTGTCCCGCCTCGCAAATTACTAAGGAAATCTGCTTTGTAACCTACAACTAAATCAATACCGTAATCGATTAATTGATTTCTATAACCGTTCCATTGACCGGTCAGAAATTCCCACTCATAGAAGGATAAACTTTTCGCTTCATCTTTCTCCTCTCCCGATGTCGCGTAAAAAGCTTTATCCGTTAATAATGAAGAAGATGAAAATTGAGCTAAAATTATTGTGGTATCAACTTGCGAATAGTTGGTTTCAACTGCTAAAAGCAGTATGAGGCTGAAGATAAATCTATAGCGGTGCATAGTCCTTTCATATTTTTGGACTATTATCGCTACAAAAGTGAATTAGTTAACAGTTTTCAAATGAAGAATAAAAATAAATATGTATTTAATTTCAAAGCATTTAATTACAAAATAGGGGGATTTAATTTAGTGTTGGGTGGATGAAAAATGCGGTATAAAAAAGCCGGGTTTAACCCCGGCCTTCTAATTCAATTACTTACCAAATTCCTTTCCGTGAATTTCTTCGATCTGTTTCATAATTACATCAATCTTTTCAATCTTCTCTTTCAATTCAATTTTATCCGGCTTCAGCTCAAATGCTTTTTGCAGACTTTGTTTTGCCTTGGCGTAATTTTTTTCTTTAAGAAAATTTTCCCCTTTTTGGAAATTATCATTAAAAGCTTCTTCAATTTCAACGGGGAGTTTTTTCATCCTAATTTGATCACCTTCAGTTTCAACGAGAGCCCGTTTAAATTCGGTTGGATAACCAACATTAACCGGCTGGAAATATTCGTTTTTAACAACGCCATCCATGTATTTTAAAATTAAAAACTCACCTAATTTTTTCCATCTCGAAACTGTATTTGTGGCAGATTCTATTGAGTAATTATTGAGGAATTCAATTGCATCTCTTTTAGAAATTTTTGCGAGCGCCAATGCTTTAGCTTCAATTTCCTGCTGCTGAGATAGATATGTTCCCTCTAACTCATATTGTACGTTTTTAACATCGTCAATCATTAAACTATACTTAGGATAAACTGAATTAGCAACAAAGTTAAACACCCAGAATGCTGAATCCCAGGTAAAATGAGCTAATGAACCAAGTCCCTTTTGAAAATTATATGGAATTTTTGTGATTGAAGAATATATAGGAGTATAGACAGTCATTCTTGTATCATCAACTCCAAACCACAATAAACCGCCAACTTCATTCGGCATCCATGAACGTGATTGTGTGATAAATGAAAATCCGGTTTGAGGTGTAGAGATAGGGCGCTCATTAAAATATCTTTCTCCTTCAAACTCCCATGTTAATGGTCGCCAGCGGTATGGCATACTGTAAGGACCGGCGGCAAGTCCTTTAGACATATCCAATTCTGTTCCTTCATATTGATCACGCATTAAACTCATAACATCATCAACGCCAAGTTTATTATCGGGCTTAATAAATAGAGGCATTCTCTCCATACTCTCACCTTTAATGTAGGAGAGATATTTATCCATTGTAGAATTACATCTTCTGAACATCGACCAAACACGAGCGTCGCAAAAACGAACCGCGCCAAAATCTAAAGGAGCAAATGCGGCCGAAAAATTAAATTCGGAATCTTTACCAGTGAAGTAACCTTTTTCACGTGCAAACGAAATTATATCTTTTGAATAGAGACAATTTTCGGGATCATTCAATGGAAATGTTGTAATTCGTGAGGCATTTGCATGACCAGCGATATATCCTTCGGGAATTCTAATTGCTACCCAATTTGCTCCTTTAACTCCGGGACCTTTACCAATCATTTCCATCATCCAAACTTCATTTGCGTCTGCAATAGAGAATGATTCGCCCGAACTGTAATATCCATATTCTTCAACAAGCTCACTCATTATTTTAATTGCTTCGCGCGCTGTTTTAGCACGTTGAAGCGTAATATATATTAAACTTCCATAATCAATTATTCCTTGAGGGTTTTCCAGCTCACTTCTTCCGCCAAATGTAGTTTCGGCAATAACAAGTTGATGCTCATTCATATTTCCAACAACGTTATAAGTCTGGCGGGCTTGTAATATTTTCCCTAAAAATTTTCCGGTATCCCATTCATAAACTTCGAGCATAGCTCCAGCGGGGTATCTTGCTGCGGCGTAATGATATAATTCTCCATAGAGATTGTAAGAATCCGCAGTGTAGGTTATCATTGTGGAGCCATCTTTTGAAGCTCCTTTAGTTACCAATAAGTTAGTGCAAGCAATACTTTGATTAGCCGCATATGATGCGAGTATCAGAATTATGATTAAGAATTTCTTCATACAATTTTCCATTATTTAATGAATTATGGCGTTAAAAATAATATAGAGATATGTACTAAAAAAGGAATTTCGGATAGAAGCTGTCCTAAATTTCTTAAATAATAAGTATGGTAAAATCTAAGAATGGTTAAAAATGTTGAAGTTGAGGACTATTCCCCTTTTTCCGTTTCTCTGAGAATATCATATTTCTTTTGACGGGCTTTCCACCTTTCCATAGCGAATTTCTGCATATCTTCAATTTGATCTTTTTCGTCCACAATTTCAAAACCAAGCAGAGTTTCAATTATATCCTCTAATGTCGCAATTCCATCCATGCCCCCATATTCATCAGAAATTAGGGCTATATGTTCTTTCTTATTTAGGAGCTCCTCCCAAACATTAAATAAAGGAGTAAATTCAGGCAGCGCTACAATATTCCTTTTTATGTCTTTTAATTTTAGATTAAACTGATCTTCTGCCAGCTTTTCAAAAACTGTTTCTCTAAAAACGTAACCGGTAATGTTATCACGATTATTATGATAAATCGGAATTCGAGAAAAATGTAGAAAGTCTTTATTCTTAAGAAAATTTTCAAGAGTCATCTCTTCATCGGCAACAACAACTACTACTCTCGGAGTCATAATCTCAGATACTTTAATTCCCTTTAATCTAATCAAGTTCTGTATGATTTTATTTTCCTTATCGCCAAATACTCCCTCTTCGGTTCCAATATTTGCTAGGGCCGAAATTTCCTCTCTGCTAGTTGTTAGTTCCGTTTCATTTTTTGATAATAACTTCGTCAAAAATGCTGAAGCCAACACTAAAGGATAGGTAATAAAAATCATCATCTTAATAATTAAAGCTGATGGCACAAGCAACTTTTTATAATAAATAGCACCTATTGTTTTGGGAATAATCTCGGTTAAAACTAAAATTAAAATTGTTAGTATTGCAGACACCAATCCAAAATAAGCTTCTCCAAACACAATGGTTGCTTGAGCGCCAACTCCGGCGGCACCAACAGTGTGGGCAATTGTGTTCAAAGAAAGAATAGCCGATAAGGGTTTATCAATATCTTCCTTAAGATTAATGAAATCGCGAGCCGCTGTAATTCCCTGATCAGATTTTGCTTTTAAATAGGAATATGGGGATGAAAGCAGTACAGCTTCCATCACAGAACAAATAAAAGAAGTGATTAACGCTAAGAATAGATATGTAAAAAGTAAAGTCATGTTTCAAATGTAATTAATTATTTAACGATAATATCTAATTATAAATAAAAAATGGTATCTGCCTTTGTAGGCATTCAACTTCAATCGGAGTATTTCCAATTAATTGTCCATCCGGTGTTAGTATTTTAGTTGGGGATGTCTCCACTTTAATCTTTTTTGCTTTGAAGGTTTCAACCTCTTCCATGCTGAGGTGCGAAGCATCAAATATTTTAGGAAGGCATTGAAGAAGTCTTAATCTCCCCATTTTATTCATTAATGTAATGTCGAGGAAACCATCATCAATTACGGCGTTGGGAGCCATAATAAAATCTTTTCCTGTATAACGAGTATTAGATATCTCCACAAATATGTTATCTCTCTCTATCAACTTGCCATCAATTTCTATTCTTAACGGAAACGATTTTAGTGATATTGTTCGATATAGAACCCCAAGTATATATGATAAATGTCCAAATGCTCTTAACTTAAATG
Coding sequences:
- a CDS encoding C69 family dipeptidase; this encodes MKKFLIIILILASYAANQSIACTNLLVTKGASKDGSTMITYTADSYNLYGELYHYAAARYPAGAMLEVYEWDTGKFLGKILQARQTYNVVGNMNEHQLVIAETTFGGRSELENPQGIIDYGSLIYITLQRAKTAREAIKIMSELVEEYGYYSSGESFSIADANEVWMMEMIGKGPGVKGANWVAIRIPEGYIAGHANASRITTFPLNDPENCLYSKDIISFAREKGYFTGKDSEFNFSAAFAPLDFGAVRFCDARVWSMFRRCNSTMDKYLSYIKGESMERMPLFIKPDNKLGVDDVMSLMRDQYEGTELDMSKGLAAGPYSMPYRWRPLTWEFEGERYFNERPISTPQTGFSFITQSRSWMPNEVGGLLWFGVDDTRMTVYTPIYSSITKIPYNFQKGLGSLAHFTWDSAFWVFNFVANSVYPKYSLMIDDVKNVQYELEGTYLSQQQEIEAKALALAKISKRDAIEFLNNYSIESATNTVSRWKKLGEFLILKYMDGVVKNEYFQPVNVGYPTEFKRALVETEGDQIRMKKLPVEIEEAFNDNFQKGENFLKEKNYAKAKQSLQKAFELKPDKIELKEKIEKIDVIMKQIEEIHGKEFGK
- a CDS encoding DUF21 domain-containing protein — protein: MTLLFTYLFLALITSFICSVMEAVLLSSPYSYLKAKSDQGITAARDFINLKEDIDKPLSAILSLNTIAHTVGAAGVGAQATIVFGEAYFGLVSAILTILILVLTEIIPKTIGAIYYKKLLVPSALIIKMMIFITYPLVLASAFLTKLLSKNETELTTSREEISALANIGTEEGVFGDKENKIIQNLIRLKGIKVSEIMTPRVVVVVADEEMTLENFLKNKDFLHFSRIPIYHNNRDNITGYVFRETVFEKLAEDQFNLKLKDIKRNIVALPEFTPLFNVWEELLNKKEHIALISDEYGGMDGIATLEDIIETLLGFEIVDEKDQIEDMQKFAMERWKARQKKYDILRETEKGE